From one Phocaeicola salanitronis DSM 18170 genomic stretch:
- a CDS encoding LptF/LptG family permease — protein MPFLKSIFKQKWLKRLDRYIIVKFLGTYFFAIALIISISVVFDINENIDRFINNKAPLEAIVFDYYLNFIPYYTNLFSPLFVFIAVIFFTSKLAENSEIIAMFSTGMSFKRLMVPYMISAAIISAVTFMLGTEVIPKGSVTRLKFEEKYKKKKSADYARNIQLEVDSGVVAYMERYENYNKTGYRFSLDKFEDHKLVSHLTARRITYDTASYHKWIIRDYMIREMRGMKEVITRGERIDSIIKMEPQDFLITRGQQETMTSPQLREYIQKQKQRGFANIKEFEVEYHRRIAMSFAAFILTAIGLSLSSRKVKGGMGLHLGIGLALSFSYILFQTISATFAINGNMPPALAIWIPNILYLFIAIYLYHKAPK, from the coding sequence ATGCCTTTTCTGAAAAGCATTTTCAAACAGAAATGGCTGAAACGGCTTGACCGGTACATTATCGTCAAGTTTCTGGGAACATACTTCTTTGCTATCGCTTTGATTATTTCCATTTCTGTAGTATTTGACATCAATGAGAACATCGACCGTTTCATTAATAATAAAGCGCCGCTCGAAGCCATTGTTTTTGATTACTACCTGAACTTCATCCCCTACTACACCAATTTGTTCAGTCCGTTGTTCGTCTTTATTGCGGTGATATTCTTTACCTCAAAGCTTGCGGAGAATTCCGAAATCATCGCGATGTTCTCTACAGGCATGAGCTTTAAGCGGCTGATGGTCCCTTACATGATATCGGCGGCCATTATTTCGGCTGTGACTTTTATGCTAGGGACAGAGGTTATTCCCAAAGGAAGCGTTACACGATTGAAATTCGAGGAAAAATACAAGAAAAAGAAATCTGCAGATTATGCCCGTAACATCCAGCTGGAAGTAGATAGCGGGGTAGTCGCCTACATGGAGCGTTACGAAAATTACAATAAAACCGGATACCGATTTTCATTGGATAAATTTGAAGACCACAAACTGGTGTCTCACCTGACCGCACGACGCATTACGTACGATACAGCCTCTTATCATAAATGGATTATCCGTGACTATATGATTCGGGAAATGCGTGGCATGAAAGAAGTAATTACCCGGGGAGAACGCATCGACTCCATCATTAAGATGGAACCGCAAGACTTTCTGATTACACGTGGCCAGCAAGAAACCATGACCAGCCCGCAACTGCGTGAATATATTCAAAAACAGAAACAACGCGGATTCGCCAACATTAAGGAGTTTGAAGTAGAATACCATCGGCGCATAGCCATGTCTTTTGCCGCATTTATTCTAACGGCTATCGGACTTTCGCTTTCTTCCCGAAAAGTGAAGGGAGGTATGGGACTTCATTTAGGTATCGGTTTGGCATTAAGTTTCTCTTATATCTTATTCCAAACCATCTCAGCCACTTTTGCCATCAACGGAAACATGCCTCCGGCTCTTGCTATTTGGATTCCAAATATCCTCTATTTGTTTATTGCCATCTACTTATATCACAAAGCACCGAAATAA
- the tgt gene encoding tRNA guanosine(34) transglycosylase Tgt has translation MKFELQHTDPKSNARAGLITTDHGQIETPIFMPVGTLGSVKAVHLHELKEDIKAQIILGNTYHLYLRPGLEVLEAAGGLHKFNGFDRPMLTDSGGFQVFSLSGIRKLKEEGVEFRSHIDGSKHLFTPERVMDIERTIGADIIMAFDECTPGTAEYDYAKKSMELTHRWLDRCMARFNETEPKYGYNQSLFPIVQGCVYPDLRKRSAEYIASKNADGNAIGGLAVGEPTEKMYEMIEVVNEILPADKPRYLMGVGTPVNILEGIERGVDMFDCVMPTRNGRNGMLFTKDGIMNMRNKKWEKDYSPIEADGASYVDTMYSRAYLRHLFHAQELLALQIASIHNLAFYLWLVGEARKHIIAGDFTTWKPAMVKRISTRL, from the coding sequence ATGAAATTTGAATTACAACATACTGATCCGAAATCAAATGCCCGTGCCGGTCTGATTACGACAGACCACGGGCAAATCGAGACGCCTATTTTCATGCCAGTAGGTACACTGGGCAGTGTAAAAGCGGTTCATCTGCATGAATTGAAAGAGGATATCAAGGCACAAATCATTTTAGGGAATACCTATCATTTGTACCTTCGTCCAGGTCTTGAAGTGCTTGAAGCTGCCGGAGGGCTGCATAAATTCAACGGGTTTGACCGTCCGATGCTGACCGATAGCGGCGGTTTTCAAGTGTTTTCGCTTTCGGGCATACGCAAGCTGAAAGAAGAAGGCGTAGAATTCCGCTCCCATATCGACGGCTCCAAACACCTGTTCACGCCCGAACGGGTCATGGATATCGAGCGGACAATCGGAGCCGACATAATCATGGCATTCGATGAGTGCACTCCGGGTACGGCAGAATATGACTATGCAAAAAAATCCATGGAACTCACCCATCGCTGGTTAGACCGTTGCATGGCACGTTTCAACGAGACAGAGCCCAAATACGGATATAACCAGTCGCTTTTCCCTATCGTTCAAGGTTGTGTGTATCCGGATTTGCGGAAACGTTCGGCTGAATATATCGCTTCAAAAAATGCGGACGGAAATGCGATTGGAGGATTGGCAGTAGGCGAACCTACGGAAAAGATGTACGAAATGATTGAAGTGGTCAACGAAATCTTGCCCGCCGATAAGCCCCGTTATTTAATGGGGGTAGGAACTCCGGTCAATATTCTAGAAGGCATCGAACGGGGAGTAGACATGTTCGATTGTGTCATGCCTACCCGAAACGGGCGAAACGGGATGCTCTTCACCAAAGACGGCATCATGAATATGCGTAACAAGAAATGGGAAAAAGATTATTCCCCCATTGAAGCGGACGGAGCCTCCTATGTAGACACGATGTATAGCCGTGCTTACCTGCGCCATCTGTTCCATGCCCAAGAATTGTTGGCACTGCAAATTGCTTCTATCCACAACCTGGCTTTCTACTTATGGCTAGTAGGCGAAGCACGCAAACACATTATCGCCGGAGATTTCACTACATGGAAACCGGCTATGGTAAAACGAATTTCCACGCGTTTGTAA
- the lon gene encoding endopeptidase La, with protein MVRRKRNENDFEMQSTTDEVSMVTEIKADAESPSADELTGELPIMTLRNMLMFTSIVMPVTVGRQSTLKLVRSALKNKQHIIIATQKMAEVEEPGINDLYPLAVIGRILRIFELPGGTTTVILQASNVKVRLEEITSSLPYLKGRVQIEPEDMSVKDNDEFMALMDMCTDLANQYVDASDRLSPDVTFALKNLPKDHIMVNYICTNFPFSLDEKFELMSKDTLKDRLYNLIQVLNRETKLAELKHDIQMRTREDLDRQQREYFLQQQIKNIQDELGNGQEDEIDELRNKGNAKKWSKEVAATFERELQKLERINPQSPDYNVQLTYLQTLLSLPWNVFTTDSLNIPNAEKILNKDHYGLEKVKERILEHLAVLKLKGDLKSPILCLYGPPGVGKTSLGRSIASALKRKYIRMSLGGVHDEAEIRGHRKTYIGAMPGRIIKSLMKAESSNPVIILDEIDKLGNDRQGDPASAMLEVLDPEQNNTFHDNYIDLDYDLSKVMFIATANNLSTIPTPLLDRMELIEVSGYITEEKIEIARRHLIPKEMLANGLTKAHVKFTKPAIEYIIENYTRESGVRELEKKIGKVMRKIALEIASDKFTGLHELKADDIKQYLGTPEYSRDKYQGNGYAGVVTGLAWTAVGGEILFVETSLSKGKGERLTLTGNLGDVMKESAMLALEYLKAHSFLLNLPEGIFENWNIHIHVPEGAIPKDGPSAGITMVTSLASALTQRKVKPNLAMTGEITLRGKVLPVGGIREKILAAKRAGITDIILCEENRKDIEEIQPLYLKGLEFHYVKDIKEVLQLALTDEKVADAIDFEAILKKEKEQEAMRSKEEKTPII; from the coding sequence ATGGTAAGAAGAAAGAGAAACGAAAACGATTTCGAAATGCAATCAACTACAGATGAAGTATCGATGGTCACCGAGATAAAGGCCGATGCCGAATCTCCTTCAGCCGACGAACTGACCGGGGAACTGCCCATCATGACTTTACGCAACATGCTGATGTTTACAAGCATCGTCATGCCCGTAACCGTAGGCAGGCAAAGTACGCTGAAGTTGGTCCGCTCGGCATTAAAGAACAAGCAACATATCATCATAGCCACTCAAAAAATGGCAGAAGTCGAAGAGCCTGGCATCAACGATTTATATCCACTTGCTGTAATCGGCAGGATACTCCGGATTTTCGAACTTCCCGGCGGAACGACTACCGTCATCTTGCAAGCCAGCAATGTGAAAGTCCGGCTGGAAGAAATAACCTCCTCCCTTCCCTATTTGAAAGGAAGAGTGCAAATCGAGCCCGAAGACATGAGCGTCAAGGACAATGACGAGTTTATGGCATTGATGGATATGTGCACCGACCTTGCCAACCAATATGTGGATGCCAGTGACAGGTTAAGCCCGGACGTGACTTTTGCATTGAAAAACCTGCCCAAAGACCATATCATGGTGAACTATATCTGTACAAACTTTCCGTTCAGCCTGGATGAAAAGTTTGAATTGATGTCGAAAGATACATTAAAAGACCGGCTGTATAACCTGATACAAGTGCTGAACCGGGAAACCAAGCTGGCTGAGCTGAAGCATGACATCCAGATGCGCACGCGGGAAGACCTGGACCGCCAACAACGGGAATATTTCCTGCAACAGCAAATCAAAAACATTCAAGACGAATTAGGGAACGGACAGGAAGACGAAATAGACGAACTGCGCAATAAAGGGAATGCAAAAAAATGGAGCAAGGAAGTTGCGGCTACATTTGAGCGCGAATTGCAGAAGCTGGAGCGCATCAACCCGCAATCGCCCGATTACAATGTGCAGCTCACTTACCTTCAGACACTGCTTTCACTTCCGTGGAATGTTTTCACGACCGACTCGTTAAACATCCCGAATGCCGAAAAAATATTGAACAAAGACCACTACGGACTGGAAAAGGTGAAAGAACGTATCTTGGAACATCTTGCCGTACTGAAGCTGAAAGGGGATTTGAAATCACCGATTCTTTGCTTATACGGTCCTCCGGGCGTAGGAAAAACCTCATTGGGCAGATCCATCGCGTCTGCCTTGAAACGGAAATACATCCGCATGTCATTGGGAGGCGTGCACGACGAAGCCGAAATCCGCGGACACCGTAAAACCTATATCGGCGCCATGCCGGGGCGTATCATCAAGAGCCTGATGAAAGCGGAATCGTCCAACCCGGTCATCATCCTGGACGAGATAGACAAACTGGGCAATGACCGTCAGGGAGACCCGGCTTCGGCCATGCTGGAAGTGCTCGACCCGGAACAGAACAACACGTTCCACGACAACTATATTGATTTGGACTATGACCTGTCAAAAGTGATGTTTATAGCTACGGCAAACAACCTGAGCACGATTCCGACTCCTTTGTTAGACCGTATGGAACTGATTGAGGTAAGCGGATACATTACCGAAGAAAAAATAGAAATCGCACGGCGTCACCTGATTCCGAAAGAAATGCTGGCAAACGGATTGACAAAAGCACATGTCAAGTTCACCAAGCCGGCTATCGAGTACATCATCGAAAACTATACACGGGAAAGCGGCGTACGCGAATTGGAAAAGAAAATCGGGAAGGTCATGCGTAAGATTGCTTTGGAAATTGCCAGCGATAAATTCACCGGCCTGCATGAACTGAAAGCGGATGACATCAAGCAATATTTAGGAACGCCTGAATACTCGCGCGACAAATACCAGGGGAATGGATATGCCGGAGTCGTTACAGGGTTGGCGTGGACCGCGGTAGGAGGCGAAATCTTATTCGTGGAAACCAGCTTGAGCAAAGGAAAGGGAGAACGTCTGACTTTAACCGGAAACCTGGGAGATGTCATGAAAGAATCAGCCATGCTGGCTTTGGAGTATCTGAAAGCGCATTCTTTCCTGCTCAACCTGCCGGAAGGCATTTTTGAGAACTGGAATATCCATATCCACGTGCCGGAAGGAGCCATTCCGAAAGACGGACCTTCGGCAGGTATCACCATGGTAACTTCATTGGCATCAGCTTTGACCCAACGTAAAGTAAAGCCAAACCTGGCTATGACGGGCGAAATCACATTACGCGGGAAAGTACTTCCCGTAGGTGGAATCCGTGAAAAAATCTTAGCGGCAAAGCGCGCCGGCATTACCGACATTATCTTGTGCGAAGAAAACCGGAAAGACATTGAAGAAATCCAACCGCTTTACCTGAAAGGACTGGAATTCCATTATGTAAAAGACATTAAGGAAGTGCTTCAATTGGCTTTAACGGATGAAAAAGTAGCGGATGCCATTGACTTTGAAGCGATTCTGAAAAAAGAGAAAGAACAGGAAGCAATGCGTTCCAAAGAGGAGAAAACACCAATTATCTGA
- a CDS encoding tRNA1(Val) (adenine(37)-N6)-methyltransferase, whose translation MRSPFFRFKQFTIWHDRCAMKVGTDGVLLGAWVSLRQARNVLDIGTGSGLIALMIAQRCQAQVTGIDIDSDAIGQAGENALASPWSGRIRFCQADAGAFQGGVYDTIVSNPPYFRERVHCPDGQRNAARHTESLTFECLLDAVARLMSEDGSFSVILPAEAGERFITLAAERHLYLLRRTYVHTKPSASPKRVLMAFVRTIQACETTHLTLEESPNVYSREYIGLVGDFYLNINA comes from the coding sequence ATGAGAAGCCCCTTTTTCAGATTCAAGCAATTCACGATATGGCATGACCGGTGTGCGATGAAAGTTGGCACGGACGGCGTCTTGTTAGGCGCGTGGGTTTCATTGCGCCAGGCCCGGAACGTATTGGACATCGGGACGGGGAGCGGGCTGATTGCGTTGATGATAGCCCAGCGTTGTCAGGCGCAAGTGACGGGCATTGATATCGATTCGGACGCGATAGGGCAGGCGGGCGAAAACGCCTTGGCTTCGCCGTGGAGCGGACGCATCCGGTTTTGCCAGGCAGATGCGGGAGCATTCCAAGGCGGCGTGTATGATACGATTGTTTCCAATCCTCCTTATTTCAGGGAGCGGGTGCATTGTCCGGACGGGCAACGCAACGCCGCACGCCATACCGAGAGCCTGACATTCGAATGCCTGCTGGACGCGGTGGCGCGTTTAATGTCGGAAGACGGAAGCTTTTCGGTTATCCTGCCGGCAGAGGCGGGGGAACGTTTTATTACGTTAGCCGCCGAACGGCATTTGTATCTGTTGCGCCGGACGTATGTTCATACAAAGCCTTCGGCATCTCCCAAACGGGTCTTGATGGCATTTGTGCGCACGATACAGGCTTGTGAGACTACTCATTTGACCCTTGAGGAATCTCCCAACGTATATAGCCGGGAATACATCGGCCTGGTCGGTGATTTTTATTTGAATATAAACGCATGA
- a CDS encoding diacylglycerol/lipid kinase family protein yields MSSKKSITFIVNPISGVHGKEFILHLINKHIDRNQYDYTICKTEYAGHASEIARDAAEKGIDIVTAIGGDGTINEIGRSLIHTDTALGIIPCGSGNGLARHLHIPINVWGAIETLNRGFIKDIDYGIIDNHPFFCTCGVGFDAFVSLKFADSGKRGLLTYLENTLHESLKYQPETYEIENELGTVRHKAFLIACANASQYGNNAYIAPQASLTDGMMDITILEPFTVLDVPALSFQLFNKTLDQNSRIKIMKEKKITIHRHQEGVFHFDGDPMMGGKDLTVEVVHRGLRVIAPERGKTSVEPFSILQHFTDFIGTRPLAYSIAEKHKKLLQLNQNLLRRLSKR; encoded by the coding sequence ATGAGCTCAAAAAAAAGCATCACATTTATCGTCAATCCCATATCGGGTGTGCATGGAAAAGAATTTATCCTGCACCTGATAAACAAGCATATCGACCGAAACCAATATGATTATACCATTTGCAAAACCGAATATGCAGGACATGCAAGCGAAATCGCCCGGGATGCAGCGGAAAAAGGAATCGACATCGTAACCGCTATCGGCGGAGACGGAACCATTAACGAAATAGGGCGCTCACTCATCCATACCGACACGGCGTTAGGAATTATCCCTTGCGGCTCGGGGAACGGGCTGGCACGCCACCTGCATATTCCGATAAATGTGTGGGGAGCCATCGAAACATTGAACCGCGGATTTATTAAAGACATTGATTACGGCATCATCGACAATCACCCCTTCTTCTGCACGTGCGGGGTGGGATTCGATGCATTCGTCAGCTTGAAGTTTGCCGATTCCGGAAAGAGAGGGCTGCTTACATACCTGGAAAATACGTTACACGAAAGCTTGAAATACCAGCCGGAAACCTATGAAATAGAGAACGAATTGGGAACCGTGCGCCACAAGGCCTTCCTTATCGCTTGCGCCAACGCTTCGCAATACGGGAACAATGCCTACATCGCCCCTCAGGCATCGCTCACCGACGGAATGATGGATATCACCATCTTAGAACCTTTTACGGTGCTCGACGTGCCTGCCCTTTCGTTCCAGCTGTTCAACAAGACATTGGATCAGAACAGCCGAATCAAAATCATGAAAGAAAAAAAGATTACAATCCACCGCCATCAGGAGGGCGTATTCCATTTCGACGGAGACCCCATGATGGGCGGTAAGGACTTAACCGTAGAGGTCGTGCACCGGGGGTTAAGAGTGATTGCTCCTGAACGGGGGAAAACATCGGTAGAGCCATTCAGCATATTGCAGCACTTCACCGATTTCATCGGCACACGCCCTTTGGCTTACAGCATTGCGGAAAAGCATAAAAAACTGTTACAATTAAACCAAAACCTGCTCAGAAGATTATCGAAGCGGTAA
- the spt gene encoding serine palmitoyltransferase — MGLLQDKLGKYRIPQMYMERGVYPYFREIDSAQDTEVMMDGRKVLMFGSNSYMGLTYDERIINAAIAATRKYGTGCAGSRLLNGTLDIHVKLEKELAEFVGKDEALCFSTGFTVNEGVIPQLVGRGDYIICDDRDHASIVDGRRLSFATQLKYKHNDMDALEKELQKCEPDAIKLIVVDSVFSMEGDLANLPEIVRLKKKYNATVYVDEAHGLGVFGRNGRGVCDHFGVTKDIDLIMGTFSKSLASIGGFVAADKDIINWLRHNARSYIFQASNTPAATAAAIEALHIFQEEPERQENLWKITNYALKSFREAGFEIGDTASPIIPLYVRDTDKTFEVTKLAFDEGVFINPVIPPACAPQDTLVRFALMATHTKEQVDFAIDKLIKCFKQLHILK; from the coding sequence ATGGGACTATTGCAAGACAAGCTGGGGAAATACAGAATCCCCCAAATGTATATGGAGCGGGGTGTTTATCCTTATTTCCGTGAAATAGACAGTGCCCAAGACACTGAAGTGATGATGGACGGAAGAAAAGTCTTAATGTTTGGCTCCAATTCATATATGGGGCTGACTTATGACGAGCGTATCATCAATGCAGCGATTGCCGCGACCCGCAAATATGGTACAGGATGCGCGGGATCCCGTCTGTTGAACGGTACGTTGGATATTCATGTGAAATTAGAAAAAGAACTGGCTGAATTTGTCGGGAAAGACGAAGCCTTGTGTTTCTCTACGGGATTTACCGTAAACGAAGGCGTGATTCCGCAACTAGTAGGGCGGGGTGACTATATTATATGTGATGACCGCGACCATGCTTCGATTGTAGACGGACGCCGCCTCTCATTCGCTACCCAGTTAAAGTACAAGCATAATGACATGGATGCGTTGGAGAAAGAACTTCAGAAATGCGAGCCGGATGCCATTAAGCTGATTGTGGTGGACAGTGTTTTCTCGATGGAAGGTGATTTGGCGAATTTGCCTGAAATAGTCCGTCTGAAGAAAAAATACAATGCGACTGTTTATGTAGACGAAGCTCATGGTCTTGGCGTGTTCGGGAGAAACGGACGAGGTGTATGCGACCACTTTGGCGTGACAAAGGACATTGATTTGATTATGGGTACCTTTAGCAAGTCGTTGGCGTCGATAGGCGGATTCGTTGCGGCAGATAAAGACATCATCAACTGGTTGCGCCATAACGCGCGCTCGTATATTTTCCAGGCCAGCAACACGCCGGCTGCTACGGCGGCTGCTATCGAAGCGCTTCATATCTTTCAGGAAGAGCCGGAACGTCAGGAAAACCTGTGGAAGATAACCAACTATGCGCTGAAGAGTTTCCGTGAGGCAGGTTTTGAGATAGGCGATACGGCGAGCCCGATTATTCCGTTGTATGTGCGTGACACCGACAAGACATTCGAAGTGACCAAGCTGGCGTTCGATGAAGGTGTGTTTATCAATCCGGTTATTCCGCCGGCATGTGCACCTCAAGATACGTTGGTCCGTTTTGCCTTGATGGCTACCCATACGAAGGAACAGGTAGACTTTGCTATCGATAAATTGATAAAATGCTTTAAACAATTGCATATTTTAAAATGA
- a CDS encoding ferredoxin domain-containing protein translates to MILNERDSRHEQVLQIAQQMMIAARTAPKGKGVDIIEVAMVTESNIRILSDTMKQMYEENGFKFFLRDAENILNAECIILIGTREQPQGLNCGHCGFETCDAREEGVPCAINSVDVGIAIGSACSVAADHRVDTRVMFSAGLAAQQLDWLDGCKQVYAIPVSASSKNPFFDRKPKD, encoded by the coding sequence ATGATACTGAATGAAAGAGACAGCCGGCACGAACAAGTGCTGCAGATTGCCCAGCAGATGATGATTGCCGCACGTACGGCGCCGAAAGGGAAAGGAGTGGATATCATTGAGGTGGCAATGGTGACTGAAAGCAATATCCGTATCTTGTCGGATACCATGAAGCAGATGTACGAAGAAAACGGCTTTAAGTTTTTCTTGCGTGACGCCGAAAACATACTGAATGCAGAGTGTATTATATTAATAGGTACGCGCGAGCAGCCTCAAGGGTTGAATTGCGGACATTGCGGTTTCGAAACTTGTGATGCCCGTGAAGAAGGAGTGCCTTGTGCGATTAATAGCGTAGATGTAGGGATTGCAATAGGTTCCGCCTGTTCGGTGGCTGCCGATCATCGGGTAGATACTCGTGTGATGTTCTCGGCGGGCTTGGCGGCACAACAACTTGATTGGCTGGACGGATGTAAACAGGTTTACGCGATTCCGGTAAGTGCTTCCTCTAAAAATCCGTTTTTCGACCGTAAGCCCAAGGACTGA
- a CDS encoding Cof-type HAD-IIB family hydrolase encodes MKYKLLVLDLDGTLTNSKKKITDRTRNTLIEAQKRGVKIVLASGRPTYGVAPLANALELNRYEGYILSYNGGEIIDWKTGELMYKKWLENDILPYLYKCAKENGFAIVTYDHEFVLTESPDDEYVLKEALLNVMKIKKVDNFLEAIPRPITKCLIVGEPKRLEILEKEMYGQLKDKMGVFRSEPYFLELVPKGIDKAQSLSVLLKEIGLAKEEMIAIGDGFNDLSMIQYAGLGIAMANAQPIVRENADFITLSNDEDGVAYAVEKFI; translated from the coding sequence ATGAAATATAAACTACTCGTACTTGACTTGGACGGTACATTAACGAACTCGAAGAAAAAGATAACCGACCGCACACGGAATACGTTGATAGAAGCACAAAAACGAGGTGTGAAAATCGTACTTGCATCAGGCAGGCCGACTTATGGAGTGGCGCCATTAGCCAATGCGCTGGAATTAAACCGTTACGAAGGATATATCCTTTCATACAATGGAGGTGAAATCATTGACTGGAAGACTGGAGAACTGATGTACAAGAAATGGCTGGAAAACGACATCCTGCCTTATTTATATAAGTGTGCTAAAGAAAATGGATTCGCCATTGTAACGTATGACCACGAATTTGTATTAACCGAATCGCCCGATGACGAATATGTCTTAAAAGAAGCCTTGCTGAACGTAATGAAAATAAAGAAGGTGGACAACTTTCTGGAGGCCATCCCCCGCCCCATAACCAAATGTCTGATAGTGGGTGAGCCCAAAAGGCTGGAAATCTTAGAGAAAGAAATGTACGGACAATTAAAAGACAAAATGGGCGTGTTCCGTTCGGAACCTTATTTTCTTGAACTTGTCCCTAAAGGCATAGACAAAGCCCAGTCCTTATCTGTTTTATTAAAAGAAATCGGACTGGCTAAAGAAGAAATGATAGCCATAGGCGATGGTTTCAACGACTTGTCTATGATTCAGTATGCAGGCTTAGGGATTGCCATGGCAAATGCCCAGCCGATAGTACGTGAAAACGCCGATTTCATCACCCTGTCAAACGATGAAGACGGTGTGGCTTATGCCGTAGAAAAGTTCATTTGA
- a CDS encoding MgtC/SapB family protein: MDMVWDFALRLFLAGVMGILIGLEREYRAKEAGYRTHFLVALGSALMMIVSQYGFTEVLKADLVRLDPSRIAAQVVSGIGFIGAGTIILQKQIVRGLTTAAGIWATSGIGLAIGAGMYGIGITATVLVLLGLEALSFFFKSIGLRNLMVEFSAHDKETIKRVSAKFHSKNYIVVSYEMSETYSEGTAIYHVSMVIKAKRMNEEGLLLMFMQEFPDITVTKVI; this comes from the coding sequence ATGGATATGGTATGGGATTTTGCCTTGCGCTTGTTCTTGGCTGGTGTAATGGGAATATTAATAGGATTGGAGCGTGAGTATCGGGCAAAAGAAGCGGGATACCGCACGCATTTTTTAGTGGCATTGGGCAGTGCGCTGATGATGATTGTTTCGCAATACGGGTTTACCGAAGTGTTGAAGGCTGATTTAGTCCGGTTGGACCCTAGCCGTATTGCGGCTCAAGTAGTAAGCGGAATCGGTTTTATTGGTGCCGGAACCATTATTCTGCAGAAGCAGATAGTCAGAGGCTTGACCACCGCTGCAGGCATTTGGGCGACTTCTGGCATCGGGCTAGCCATTGGGGCGGGTATGTATGGTATCGGAATAACGGCTACGGTTCTGGTCTTGCTGGGGTTGGAAGCATTAAGTTTCTTTTTTAAAAGCATTGGTCTGCGCAACCTGATGGTGGAATTTTCTGCGCACGATAAAGAAACGATAAAGCGCGTGTCGGCTAAATTCCATTCGAAAAATTACATTGTTGTGTCTTACGAAATGTCTGAAACCTATAGTGAAGGCACAGCTATTTATCATGTAAGCATGGTTATCAAAGCCAAGCGTATGAACGAAGAAGGGTTGCTTCTGATGTTTATGCAGGAATTTCCCGACATTACGGTGACTAAAGTGATTTGA
- a CDS encoding winged helix-turn-helix domain-containing protein: MNKIQIGENAGIVWNKLKDNRHWEYEDLKSATGLTDRDLNAAIGWLAREDKIDFDVNEHGDRIFLTVNIFIG, from the coding sequence ATGAACAAAATTCAAATCGGAGAAAATGCAGGCATTGTCTGGAACAAGCTAAAAGACAACAGGCACTGGGAGTATGAAGATTTAAAATCAGCCACAGGACTAACAGACAGGGATTTAAACGCAGCCATAGGATGGCTTGCCCGGGAAGACAAAATTGATTTCGATGTGAATGAACACGGCGACAGAATCTTCTTGACAGTCAATATCTTTATCGGATAA